From a single Schistosoma mansoni strain Puerto Rico chromosome 4, complete genome genomic region:
- a CDS encoding putative dna-directed RNA polymerase II largest subunit → MPPIVGGAPPLREVRALQFGILSPDEIKELSVTPDGGIKYAETMEGGKPKLGGLMDPRQGCVDRSSICQTCSGSVSSCPGHFGHVELAKPVFHIGFLKKTMKVLRCVCFYCSKILVDVQSSRIQEILRKTKGDNRRRMSFMYEECKTRSECISNDDQVQSENDVSLSSKVSFGVHKPLFFFVTTVKRSGCGRYQPRFRRNGLELTAEWKKVNEESQERKINLTAERVLEVFKRMSDEDCLSLGFDPRYARPDWMIATVLPVPPLCVRPAVVMYGATRNQDDLTHKLADIIKANNQLRRDEQNGAAAHIIAEDIKMLQFHVTTMVDNEVPGLPKAIQKSGRPLKSIKQRLKGKAGRIRGNLMGKRVDFSARTVITADPNLNLDQVGVPRTIAQNLTYPEIVTQFNIDHLQKLVQNGTLYPGAKFIVRENGDRIDLRYHPKVSDLTLQVGYIVERHMLNDDFVIFNRQPTLHKMSMMCHRVKVLPWSTFRLNLSVTSPYNADFDGDEMNLHLPQSVETKAEISQLARVSRLVITPQANKPVMGIVQDTLTAVNKMTQRDVFLNRSEMMNLLMYLPTWNGRMPKPAIYKPQRLWTGKQLFSLVIPGRVNCIRTHSTHPEEEDIGPYKWISPGDTKVIVDDGDLISGILCKKTLGSGAGSLIHIVALEHHHDQVNMFFNNIQTVVNNWLLIEGHTIGIADTLYDQATRRQISGTITKAKDAVFEIIDQAHNYDLQPTPGNTLRQTFENSVNKILNDARDKTGSCAQRSLSKYNNFNIMVVAGSKGSRINISQVIACVGQQNVEGKRIPFGFRHRTLPHFIQDDYGPESRGFVENSYLAGLTPTEFFFHAMGGREGLIDTAVKTAETGYIQRRLIKAMESVMIKYDGTVRNQINQLIQLRYGEDGLDATHVEFQRLPTFKPSNAVFEHGFRFDIGNERVLRRCMPEDVVRSLATDSQTQSELESEWLQLCSDREILRSVIKKTDDSVVLPCNINRLVMNAQKIFEIDPLSKTNIHPRQVVEMVRETCKRLIVVPGDDRLSKEANANATLLLSSLIRASLCAKKVIIDYRLSYEALDWVLGEVRARFQQAHIHPGEMVGALAAQSLGEPATQMTLNTFHYAGVSAKNVTLGVPRLKEIINVSKRPKTPSMTIFLTGQAARDAERTKDVVARLEHTTLRKLVNSTYIYYDPDPQNTVVEEDREWVSTYYELPDFDVNAISSWMLRIEFTRKGMTGKKLSMEQIADKITRAFGNDLICHIPDDNLKLVMRIRIMNSDLEKDFKDADTTSDKMEDDTFLRFIEANLLTDITLQGIPQITKVYMHLPKTQDKKRVVIKDDGSFDTVAEWMLETDGTCLMRVLAERDVDPVRTVSNDIVEIFEALGIEAVRKAIECEMHHVISFDGSYVNYRHLALLCDIMTVKGHLMAITRHGLNRLDTGALARCSFEETVDILMEAAIHSECDPMAGVSETIMLGQLARIGTGCFDLLLDSAKCQEAQPIPLGGVLGMGLFNAPDGIPVLGDSGYHTPWDNAHSPVGSVDSPSYRGGLGGATAPHNAMFSPAMRYDSSLSPGRSPQLDSPRTPEAFSPAAYVGFSSPMSFMGTPQTELGSPGSSPGHSGSLSSGSFGYGGPGSLRADIFSPIHKPSYAGTGSSSSFSASGDSNSPTFSLQQSYEPMSVGYTQRSPHHPSFSGYGMISSGSLGPSSDSPDSINYSYSPNSPMPTGGGSSMSRDFSGWGVLPGSETPGVSPSSPSPGMSASSLSGSRPSFYPNSQPASPLSFNASPSAPRYSPPTLAGSSSVESYSPQMTTPSSPGGAPSGTLGGPSNSPLSYPTTPNYPMSHGLSTGTGLGSSSLLGYSGTGFSGSTLGTSAYSPSTFHTPSSHYFMTTPRPGSPSPSPREYYPTPDTRR, encoded by the exons GTAAAACGCTCTGGTTGTGGACGTTATCAACCTCGTTTTCGTCGTAATGGACTTGAGCTTACTGCTGAATGGAAAAAAGTGAACGAGGAATCACAAGAACGGAAGATTAATTTGACTGCTGAACGCGTATTAGAAGTTTTTAAGCGTATGTCAGATGAAGATTGCTTGTCTCTCGGGTTTGATCCACGTTATGCACGACCTGATTGGATGATCGCAACTGTCTTGCCAGTCCCTCCTCTATGTGTCCGTCCTGCCGTTGTGATGTATGGGGCCACTCGTAATCAAGACGATTTAACACACAAGCTTGCTGATATTATAAAAGCTAACAATCAGCTTCGTCGGGACGAACAAAATGGTGCAGCAGCCCATATAATTGCTGAAGATATCAAAATGCTACAGTTCCATGTCACAACCATGGTTGATAATGAAGTTCCCGGGTTACCTAAGGCGATTCAGAAGTCCGGACGCCCACTGAAGTCTATCAAACAACGACTCAAAGGTAAAGCTGGCCGTATTCGAGGTAATCTTATGGGAAAACGTGTTGACTTCTCAGCTCGTACTGTTATCACAGCCGATCCCAACCTTAATTTAGATCAAGTGGGCGTCCCACGAACAATAGCTCAAAATCTAACTTATCCTGAGATAGTTACTCAATTTAACATAGATCATTTGCAAAAGCTAGTACAGAATGGAACCCTCTATCCTGGTGCTAAGTTTATCGTGCGTGAAAACGGAGATCGTATAGATTTACGGTATCATCCTAAAGTTTCAGACCTCACACTTCAGGTTGGTTATATTGTTGAGCGACATATGTTAAATGATGACTTTGTGATATTCAATCGTCAACCAACGCTGCATAAAATGTCTATGATGTGTCATCGTGTTAAAGTCTTGCCTTGGTCTACGTTTCGTCTAAATCTGTCTGTTACTTCACCGTATAATGCTGATTTCGACGGCGATGAAATGAACTTACATCTCCCACAATCTGTTGAGACGAAAGCGGAAATAAGTCAGCTAGCCCGTGTTTCACGTTTAGTGATCACACCACAAGCTAATAAACCTGTCATGGGTATTGTCCAGGATACACTAACTGCAGTAAATAAGATGACGCAACGTGATGTCTTTCTAAATCGATCTGAAATGATGAACTTATTAATGTACTTACCAACTTGGAATGGTCGTATGCCTAAACCAGCAATTTACAAACCTCAACGTCTATGGACTGGAAAGCAGTTATTTAGCCTCGTCATACCTGGCCGAGTCAATTGTATTCGTACACATAGTACTCATCCAGAAGAAGAAGATATTGGCCCTTATAAATGGATATCTCCTGGTGATACTAAAGTTATCGTTGATGACGGAGATTTAATCTCAGGTATTTTATGCAAAAAAACATTAGGTTCTGGTGCAGGCTCTTTAATTCATATCGTTGCATTGGAGCATCATCATGATCAAGTTAACATGTTCTTCAATAACATCCAAACAGTTGTTAACAATTGGCTTCTTATAGAAGGACATACAATCGGTATCGCTGATACATTATATGACCAGGCAACTCGTCGGCAAATTAGTGGTACAATTACCAAAGCAAAAGACGCTGTATTTGAAATTATTGATCAGGCTCATAATTACGACTTACAGCCAACACCAGGCAATACACTTCGACAAACTTTCGAAAATAGCGTTAATAAAATTCTTAATGACGCTCGTGACAAAACTGGTAGCTGTGCTCAGCGCTCTCTATCTAAGTACAACAATTTCAATATTATGGTCGTCGCTGGTTCTAAAGGTTCTCGTATTAACATCTCTCAAGTCATCGCTTGTGTGGGTCAACAAAACGTTGAAGGTAAAAGAATTCCCTTCGGTTTTCGTCACCGTACGCTACCACATTTTATTCAAGATGATTATGGTCCTGAGTCTCGTGGCTTCGTTGAAAACTCCTACCTTGCTGGTTTAACACCCACTGAATTTTTTTTCCACGCTATGGGTGGTCGAGAAGGCTTGATAGACACTGCAGTCAAAACCGCCGAAACTGGGTACATTCAACGTCGTCTAATTAAAGCTATGGAATCAGTTATGATCAAATACGATGGGACTGTTAGAAATCAAATCAACCAGTTAATCCAACTCAGATATGGTGAGGATGGGCTGGATGCAACCCATGTGGAGTTTCAGCGTCTTCCAACATTCAAACCGTCTAATGCTGTTTTTGAGCACGGTTTTCGGTTTGATATTGGCAACGAAAGAGTTCTGAGACGATGTATGCCCGAGGATGTTGTCCGTAGTTTGGCtacagattcacaaacacaaTCGGAACTAGAGTCAGAATGGCTTCAGTTGTGTTCTGATAGAGAAATACTTCGTTCTGTCATCAAAAAAACGGATGACTCTGTTGTTTTACCGTGCAACATTAATAGACTAGTGATGAATGCTCAGAAAATTTTCGAAATAGATccactttcaaaaacaaatatCCATCCCAGACAAGTTGTTGAAATGGTTCGAGAAACTTGTAAGCGTCTGATAGTTGTGCCAGGCGATGATCGACTGAGCAAAGAGGCCAACGCAAACGCTACACTCCTGTTAAGCTCATTGATTAGAGCATCGCTATGCGCAAAAAAGGTAATCATTGACTACCGCCTTAGTTATGAGGCTTTAGATTGGGTGTTAGGTGAAGTTCGTGCCCGTTTTCAACAAGCCCATATTCACCCAGGTGAAATGGTTGGAGCACTAGCAGCTCAATCTCTCGGAGAACCAGCTACTCAAATGACTTTAAATACCTTCCATTACGCTGGTGTGTCTGCTAAAAATGTCACTCTTGGTGTTCCTCGTTTGAAAGAAATCATAAACGTAAGCAAACGTCCGAAAACTCCATCTATGACAATCTTCTTGACTGGTCAAGCTGCCAGAGATGCAGAACGAACAAAAGATGTTGTTGCACGATTAGAGCATACTACTTTACGTAAACTGGTCAACAGCACTTACATATATTATGACCCAGATCCCCAAAATACCGTAGTTGAAGAAGACAGAGAATGGGTATCCACATATTACGAGTTACCAGATTTTGATGTTAACGCAATTAGCTCTTGGATGCTTCGCATTGAGTTCACTAGAAAAGGTATGACTGGTAAAAAATTATCAATGGAACAAATCGCAGATAAAATAACACGAGCTTTCGGTAATGATCTCATATGTCACATACCAGATGATAATTTAAAGCTGGTCATGAGAATTCGTATTATGAATAGTGACTTAGAAAAAGATTTCAAGGATGCTGATACAACCTCTGATAAAATGGAAGATGATACTTTCCTTCGTTTTATTGAAGCAAATTTATTAACTGATATTACTCTACAGGGGATACCTCAGATTACAAAAGTGTACATGCATCTACCTAAAACGCAAGATAAAAAGCGTGTGGTTATCAAAGATGATGGAAGCTTTGATACGGTTGCAGAGTGGATGTTAGAAACTGACGGCACTTGTCTGATGAGAGTTCTTGCTGAACGAGATGTAGATCCGGTACGCACGGTGAGCAATGATATTGTAGAAATTTTTGAAGCTCTTGGAATTGAAGCTGTGCGTAAAGCGATAGAATGTGAGATGCATCATGTCATTTCTTTTGACGGCTCGTATGTCAATTATCGTCACCTGGCGTTGTTGTGTGATATTATGACTGTCAAAGGACATCTCATGGCTATTACTCGGCATGGTCTTAACCGTTTGGATACGGGAGCTTTAGCTCGTTGTAGTTTTGAAGAAACAGTTGACATACTTATGGAAGCTGCTATCCATTCTGAGTGTGATCCAATGGCTGGTGTCTCAGAAACTATTATGCTTGGTCAACTGGCTAGAATTGGGACAGGTTGTTTTGATTTGCTTCTGGATTCAGCCAAGTGTCAGGAAGCGCAACCTATACCACTCGGTGGTGTCTTGGGAATGGGTTTGTTTAATGCACCAG ATGGAATACCTGTACTTGGGGATAGTGGTTATCATACACCATGGGATAACGCCCACTCTCCTGTTGGCTCTGTAGATTCTCCAAGTTACCGTGGTGGCCTTGGAGGTGCTACAGCTCCACATAATGCTATGTTCTCCCCGGCTATGCGTTACGATTCTTCTTTATCTCCTGGTCGAAGTCCTCAGTTAGACAGCCCTCGTACTCCGGAAGCATTTTCACCAGCTGCATATGTTGGGTTCAGTAGTCCTATGTCTTTTATGGGTACTCCACAAACGGAATTGGGTTCACCTGGCTCTAGTCCTGGACATTCTGGGAGCCTCAGTAGTGGTTCTTTTGGGTATGGAGGTCCTGGAAGTCTTCGTGCCGATATATTTTCACCCATTCACAAACCATCCTACGCTGGCACAGGCAGCAGTTCAAGTTTCAGTGCTAGTGGAGATAGCAACTCACCAACGTTCTCATTACAACAATCCTATGAACCTATGTCTGTCGGATATACTCAACGTTCTCCACACCATCCCAGTTTTTCAGGATATGGAATGATATCCAGTGGGTCTCTTGGTCCGTCCAGCGATTCTCCCGATAGCATAAATTATTCTTATAGTCCGAACAGTCCAATGCCTACAGGTGGTGGTAGTTCAATGAGTCGAGATTTCAGCGGTTGGGGTGTTTTGCCTGGCTCAGAAACTCCTGGAGTCTCTCCAAGTTCACCTTCACCTGGTATGAGCGCAAGCAGTTTAAGTGGTAGCAGACCATCTTTTTATCCAAATAGTCAACCTGCTTCACCATTGTCATTTAATGCTTCTCCTTCTGCTCCTCGTTACAGTCCTCCGACGTTAGCTGGAAGTTCCTCAGTGGAAAGTTATTCTCCACAGATGACTACCCCCAGTTCTCCGGGTGGTGCTCCAAGTGGAACTTTGGGAGGACCAAGTAATTCTCCACTTTCCTATCCAACGACTCCAAACTATCCCATGTCTCATGGTTTAAGTACTGGAACTGGCTTGGGATCTTCAAGTCTTCTCGGCTATTCAGGTACTGGTTTCTCTGGATCCACCCTTGGCACATCAGCATATAGTCCATCAACTTTCCACACCCCTTCGTCACACTACTTTATGACTACTCCTCGACCAGGTTCACCATCTCCCAGTCCACGAGAGTATTATCCAACTCCTGATACACGGCGGTAA